The Castor canadensis chromosome X, mCasCan1.hap1v2, whole genome shotgun sequence genome includes a region encoding these proteins:
- the LOC141410392 gene encoding ubiquitin-conjugating enzyme E2 D2-like isoform X2 has translation MALKRIHKELLEMELDPPAQCSAGPMSDDLFLWQATIMGPEDSPYHGGVAFKTKIYHPNVNRKGTICLDILRSAWSPALTISKVLLSICSLLCDPNPDDPLVPEIAAIYRMDKRRYESTARKWTEKYAM, from the exons ATGGCTCTCAAGCGCATTCACAAGGAGCTGCTGGAGATGGAGCTCGACCCGCCGGCACAGTGCTCTGCGGGGCCCATGAGCGATGACTTGTTCCTCTGGCAAGCCACCATCATGGGGCCTGAAGACAGCCCCTACCACGGAGGA GTGGCCTTCAAGACCAAGATCTACCATCCCAATGTCAACAGGAAGGGGACCATCTGCCTTGACATCCTGCGGTCTGCGTGGTCCCCGGCGCTGACCATCTCCAAGGTGCTGCTCTCCATCTGCTCTTTGCTGTGCGACCCCAACCCTGATGATCCTCTGGTTCCCGAGATCGCAGCCATCTACCGCATGGACAAGAGAAGGTATGAGAGCACGGCCCGGAAGTGGACCGAGAAATACGCCATGTGA
- the LOC141410392 gene encoding ubiquitin-conjugating enzyme E2 D2-like isoform X1, translating to MALKRIHKELLEMELDPPAQCSAGPMSDDLFLWQATIMGPEDSPYHGGVFFLSIQFPCNYPFRPPKVAFKTKIYHPNVNRKGTICLDILRSAWSPALTISKVLLSICSLLCDPNPDDPLVPEIAAIYRMDKRRYESTARKWTEKYAM from the coding sequence ATGGCTCTCAAGCGCATTCACAAGGAGCTGCTGGAGATGGAGCTCGACCCGCCGGCACAGTGCTCTGCGGGGCCCATGAGCGATGACTTGTTCCTCTGGCAAGCCACCATCATGGGGCCTGAAGACAGCCCCTACCACGGAGGAGTCTTCTTCCTCTCCATCCAGTTTCCCTGTAATTACCCCTTCCGGCCTCCCAAGGTGGCCTTCAAGACCAAGATCTACCATCCCAATGTCAACAGGAAGGGGACCATCTGCCTTGACATCCTGCGGTCTGCGTGGTCCCCGGCGCTGACCATCTCCAAGGTGCTGCTCTCCATCTGCTCTTTGCTGTGCGACCCCAACCCTGATGATCCTCTGGTTCCCGAGATCGCAGCCATCTACCGCATGGACAAGAGAAGGTATGAGAGCACGGCCCGGAAGTGGACCGAGAAATACGCCATGTGA